From Chlorogloeopsis sp. ULAP01, a single genomic window includes:
- a CDS encoding carbamoyltransferase HypF, whose amino-acid sequence MTAEEIRVRGTVQGVGFRPTVYRLAKACGLHGDVCNDGEGVVIRVSGTDASIEEFIRKLQQECPPLARINEIKRKRYEREVSFDDFVISHSVSSAVKTEISPDAATCVQCKEEIFNPYSRFYRYPFTNCTHCGPRLSIIRAIPYDRCNTSMASFNLCAECTREYDDVENRRFHAQPVACHVCGPKATLERSDRKPITASMFSMLDDVDAVCTLLQRGEIVAIKGIGGIHLACDATNETAVQKLRQRKQRYHKPFALMARDVEIIEKYCTISDKERELLESSAAPIVLLKQKRLKEDKETRRHPDAGIFSSPRHRVSSSPRLLPIAPSVAPGQNTLGFTLPYTPLHHLILKRMNRPIVLTSGNLSDEPQCINNEEAREKLGKIADYLLLHNREIVNRVDDSVVRIVDEQVQMIRRARGYAPAPINLPPGFNNVPHILAMGGELKNTFCLLQNGQAILSQHLGDLENVAAFAAYQDTLNLYLNLFEHKPEAIALDKHPEYLSSKLGKELAVANQIQLYSIQHHHAHIAACMVENGIPLDSPPVLGIALDGLGYGEDGTLWGGEFLLADYRHFQRLAKFKPVPMIGGEKAIKQPWRNTYAQLTSAFGWEDVKNQYGELEIIKFLGNQPLNILNQVVSKSINSPLTSSVGRLFDAVAATIGICREECSYEGQAAIEMEALVDANFLNNHEETLNYSFNIGILDNIYCIDSHPMWQALLDDLQQQIPPSLVAAKFHKSLAQTIVEMVNIICQQNVIKNVVLTGGVYQNSILLEQVSKRLQKLDLNVLTHSIIPCNDGGLALGQAVIAAAQYYL is encoded by the coding sequence ATGACTGCTGAAGAAATTCGAGTGCGTGGTACTGTTCAGGGTGTAGGATTTCGCCCGACTGTCTATCGTCTGGCAAAAGCCTGTGGTTTGCATGGCGATGTTTGTAATGACGGTGAAGGCGTAGTTATTCGTGTATCTGGAACTGATGCATCTATAGAAGAATTTATTCGCAAATTGCAGCAAGAATGCCCACCTTTAGCAAGAATTAATGAAATTAAGCGCAAGCGTTATGAAAGGGAAGTTTCCTTTGATGATTTTGTGATTTCTCACAGCGTTAGTAGTGCAGTAAAAACAGAAATTAGTCCCGATGCTGCCACTTGCGTGCAATGTAAAGAAGAAATTTTTAATCCCTACAGTCGCTTCTATCGCTATCCTTTCACCAATTGTACGCATTGCGGCCCCCGTTTAAGTATTATTCGTGCCATTCCTTACGATCGCTGCAATACGAGCATGGCTAGTTTCAACCTGTGTGCGGAATGTACTAGAGAATATGATGATGTGGAAAATCGCCGCTTTCATGCTCAACCAGTAGCTTGCCACGTCTGCGGCCCCAAAGCAACTTTAGAACGTAGCGATCGCAAACCAATTACAGCTTCGATGTTCTCTATGCTAGATGATGTCGATGCTGTCTGTACGTTGTTACAAAGAGGCGAAATAGTTGCCATTAAAGGTATCGGTGGAATTCATCTCGCTTGTGATGCCACTAATGAAACTGCTGTGCAAAAACTTCGCCAGCGCAAGCAACGATATCATAAACCCTTTGCTTTAATGGCGAGGGATGTAGAGATTATTGAAAAATACTGCACTATTAGCGATAAAGAAAGAGAATTATTAGAAAGTTCTGCCGCGCCGATTGTGTTGCTGAAACAAAAGCGACTCAAAGAGGACAAAGAGACACGGAGACACCCAGACGCAGGTATATTTTCTTCTCCGCGTCACCGCGTCTCAAGTTCTCCGCGTCTTCTTCCCATCGCCCCATCTGTAGCACCAGGGCAAAATACCCTGGGCTTCACACTACCTTATACACCTTTGCACCACTTAATCCTGAAGCGGATGAATCGCCCGATTGTCTTAACAAGTGGCAATCTTTCTGATGAACCGCAATGTATAAATAACGAAGAAGCACGAGAAAAATTAGGCAAAATTGCAGATTATTTGCTCCTACATAATCGGGAGATTGTTAATCGAGTAGATGACTCAGTGGTGCGGATAGTTGACGAGCAAGTACAAATGATTCGCCGTGCTAGAGGATACGCACCAGCACCGATTAATTTACCACCTGGATTTAATAATGTTCCACATATTTTAGCAATGGGTGGCGAGTTAAAAAATACTTTTTGTTTGTTACAGAATGGACAAGCAATTTTATCTCAACATTTAGGAGATTTAGAAAATGTTGCTGCTTTTGCTGCCTATCAAGATACATTGAATTTGTATTTAAATTTATTCGAGCATAAACCAGAAGCGATCGCTCTTGACAAACATCCCGAATATTTGTCATCAAAACTCGGTAAAGAACTAGCAGTTGCTAATCAAATTCAACTTTATTCCATCCAACACCATCACGCCCATATTGCCGCTTGCATGGTAGAAAACGGTATACCTCTAGATTCACCACCCGTATTAGGTATTGCTTTAGATGGTTTGGGTTATGGTGAAGACGGTACACTTTGGGGTGGAGAATTTTTGTTAGCAGATTATCGTCATTTTCAAAGACTAGCAAAATTTAAGCCAGTGCCAATGATTGGCGGAGAAAAAGCGATTAAACAGCCTTGGCGTAACACATATGCTCAATTAACTTCAGCTTTCGGTTGGGAAGATGTAAAAAATCAATATGGAGAATTAGAAATCATCAAATTTCTTGGAAATCAACCGCTAAATATTCTCAACCAGGTTGTATCAAAAAGTATTAATTCTCCCTTAACTTCTTCAGTCGGACGACTGTTTGATGCTGTTGCTGCTACTATCGGAATTTGCCGAGAAGAGTGTAGCTATGAAGGGCAAGCAGCAATTGAAATGGAAGCTTTAGTCGATGCCAACTTCTTAAATAATCATGAAGAAACACTAAATTATTCTTTTAATATCGGCATTTTAGATAATATTTACTGTATAGACTCGCATCCTATGTGGCAAGCCTTACTAGATGACTTACAGCAGCAAATCCCGCCATCACTTGTAGCTGCTAAATTTCATAAAAGTTTAGCTCAAACAATTGTAGAAATGGTTAACATTATCTGCCAACAAAACGTAATCAAAAATGTAGTTTTAACAGGAGGAGTTTATCAAAATAGTATCTTGTTAGAACAAGTTAGTAAGCGCTTACAAAAATTAGATTTGAATGTATTAACACATAGTATTATTCCCTGTAATGACGGAGGATTAGCACTTGGGCAAGCAGTAATTGCAGCCGCACAATATTATCTTTGA
- a CDS encoding NifU family protein, translating to MATLEELVQEISRFEVIISEWDESKRGVAIGLKRAIEELHKEALTRLIKSIKQESMPALCNAAKDEVVYGVLLYHELVKPPTPPLTKRIQKALDEVRPSLKSHNGDVELVAIKEPDTVEVKLIGACGHCPASTLTFSQGIEQTIKMYCPEITNVVAVK from the coding sequence ATGGCTACTCTTGAGGAATTGGTACAAGAAATTAGTCGGTTTGAGGTAATTATATCTGAGTGGGATGAAAGTAAAAGAGGTGTAGCTATAGGTTTGAAAAGGGCAATAGAAGAATTGCATAAAGAAGCTTTAACCCGCTTAATCAAGAGTATCAAACAAGAATCAATGCCAGCACTGTGTAATGCCGCTAAGGATGAGGTAGTCTACGGTGTATTGCTTTATCATGAATTAGTCAAACCACCAACACCACCTTTAACAAAACGTATTCAAAAAGCCTTAGATGAAGTGCGCCCAAGTTTGAAAAGTCATAATGGTGATGTGGAATTAGTAGCTATTAAAGAACCAGATACAGTAGAAGTTAAGCTAATTGGTGCTTGTGGTCATTGCCCTGCTTCAACATTAACTTTTTCTCAAGGAATTGAACAGACGATTAAAATGTATTGTCCAGAAATTACTAATGTAGTTGCCGTTAAGTAA
- a CDS encoding hydrogenase small subunit, with protein MTNVIWLQGGACSGNTMSFLNAEEPTVCDLIADFGIKVLWHPSLGLELGDSLQAMLWDCVLGKIPLDILVFEGTVVNAPNGTGEWNRFAHRPMKDWVSDLAKIAKFVVAVGDCATWGGIPAMAPNPSESEGLQFLKRQKGGFLGTDYKSKAGLPVINIPGCPAHPDWITQILVAIATGRLDDITLDELNRPQTFFKTFTQTGCTRNIHFAYKATTAEFGQRKGCLFYDLGCRGPMTHSSCNRILWNRVSSKTRAGMPCLGCTEPEFPFYDLKPGTVFKTQTVMGVPKEIPPGMKKKEYALLTVVAKDAAPDWADEDIFTV; from the coding sequence ATGACTAACGTAATCTGGCTACAAGGTGGTGCTTGTTCAGGCAACACCATGTCATTTTTAAATGCTGAAGAACCAACCGTTTGCGATTTAATTGCCGATTTCGGTATTAAGGTACTGTGGCATCCTTCCTTGGGACTGGAGCTAGGGGACAGTTTGCAAGCAATGCTGTGGGATTGTGTTCTCGGCAAAATTCCCCTAGATATTTTGGTATTTGAAGGTACAGTAGTTAATGCTCCCAACGGAACGGGAGAATGGAACCGCTTTGCCCACCGTCCGATGAAAGATTGGGTAAGCGACTTAGCAAAAATCGCGAAGTTTGTAGTAGCTGTGGGTGACTGTGCTACTTGGGGCGGAATCCCCGCAATGGCACCCAATCCCAGCGAATCCGAAGGATTACAATTTCTTAAACGCCAAAAGGGTGGTTTTTTAGGGACAGATTATAAATCCAAAGCTGGACTACCTGTGATTAATATTCCTGGATGCCCTGCCCATCCCGATTGGATAACGCAGATATTAGTTGCGATCGCCACAGGTCGTTTAGATGATATCACCCTTGACGAACTCAATCGTCCTCAAACCTTCTTTAAAACCTTTACCCAAACAGGTTGTACCCGCAACATTCACTTTGCCTACAAAGCCACAACCGCAGAATTCGGTCAGCGTAAGGGTTGTCTGTTCTATGACTTGGGTTGTCGTGGCCCCATGACTCATTCTTCCTGCAACCGGATTTTGTGGAATCGCGTTTCTTCCAAAACTCGTGCGGGTATGCCTTGTTTAGGTTGCACCGAACCAGAATTTCCCTTCTATGACCTTAAACCGGGAACGGTATTTAAGACACAAACAGTAATGGGGGTTCCTAAAGAAATACCGCCAGGCATGAAGAAAAAAGAATATGCTTTACTCACAGTAGTCGCCAAAGATGCAGCACCAGATTGGGCAGATGAAGATATTTTTACAGTTTAG
- a CDS encoding nickel-dependent hydrogenase large subunit has product MGIQTLDISPVGRVEGDLDVRVEIEDGQVVNAWTHAELFRGFEVILRGKDPQAGLIVTPRICGICGGSHLTCASWALDTAWETEVPRNAILARNLGQLVETIQSIPRYFYGLFAIDLTNKKYQHSRYYNEAVRRFAAFTGKHYEIGVTISAKPVEIYALLGGQWPHSSYMVPGGVMCAPTLTDITRAWSILEYFRTNWLEPIWLGCSLERYEQIQTYDDFMAWLHENRNHRQSDLGFYWRMGLDIGLDKFGGGVGKYVTWGYLPHEDRYQKPTIEGRNAAMIMKSGVYDSFSDTHTLMDHTFARENTTHSWYDEGKEDIHPFARTTNPIQKNDKDFNNAYSWSTAVRHVDYGRLEAGPLARQLVAGGKHGESWQHYDGFILDVFKRMGGPSVHVRQLARVHELVKLYRQAEHCLREFKLNDPWYIKPKEKDGRGWGATEAARGSLCHWVELEDGKIKNYQVIAPTTWNVGPRDAEQKRGPIEEALIGIPIADPTDPIEVGHVARSFDSCLVCTVHAHDAKTGEELARFRTA; this is encoded by the coding sequence ATGGGTATCCAAACATTAGACATCTCGCCCGTTGGTAGAGTCGAGGGCGATTTAGATGTGCGAGTTGAAATTGAAGATGGGCAGGTAGTTAACGCCTGGACTCATGCCGAACTCTTTCGAGGATTTGAAGTTATCCTGCGCGGCAAAGATCCGCAAGCCGGATTAATTGTCACACCTCGTATTTGCGGTATTTGTGGAGGTTCTCACCTGACTTGTGCGTCATGGGCATTAGATACGGCATGGGAAACAGAAGTTCCGCGCAATGCGATTTTGGCAAGAAATCTTGGTCAACTTGTTGAAACAATTCAAAGCATACCCCGCTATTTTTACGGGCTATTTGCTATTGACCTGACTAATAAAAAATACCAGCATAGCCGCTACTATAACGAAGCTGTCCGCCGCTTTGCCGCTTTCACTGGTAAGCATTATGAAATCGGTGTCACAATTTCTGCCAAACCAGTCGAAATTTATGCTCTTTTAGGCGGTCAATGGCCTCATTCTAGTTACATGGTTCCCGGTGGCGTCATGTGCGCCCCCACCCTCACAGACATCACCCGTGCTTGGTCAATCCTGGAATATTTCCGTACCAATTGGTTAGAACCAATATGGTTGGGTTGTTCATTGGAACGTTACGAACAAATCCAAACCTATGATGACTTTATGGCGTGGCTACACGAAAACCGCAATCATCGCCAGTCTGACTTGGGTTTTTATTGGCGCATGGGTTTAGATATTGGTCTAGATAAATTTGGTGGCGGTGTAGGTAAATATGTCACTTGGGGATATTTACCTCATGAAGATAGATACCAAAAGCCAACGATAGAAGGGCGAAATGCCGCCATGATTATGAAGAGTGGAGTGTATGACAGTTTCAGCGACACTCATACCTTGATGGATCATACCTTTGCCCGCGAGAATACCACTCACTCTTGGTATGACGAAGGCAAAGAAGACATTCACCCCTTTGCTCGCACGACTAACCCAATCCAAAAGAATGATAAAGACTTCAATAACGCTTATTCTTGGTCAACAGCAGTACGTCATGTAGACTACGGACGTTTAGAAGCAGGCCCCTTAGCGCGGCAATTGGTGGCGGGTGGTAAGCATGGCGAATCTTGGCAGCACTATGATGGATTTATTTTAGATGTCTTCAAGCGCATGGGTGGCCCCAGCGTTCATGTGCGCCAATTGGCACGAGTTCACGAGCTTGTTAAATTATACCGCCAAGCCGAACATTGTCTGCGTGAGTTCAAATTAAACGATCCCTGGTATATCAAACCAAAAGAAAAAGATGGACGTGGTTGGGGTGCAACAGAAGCAGCACGAGGTTCTCTGTGTCACTGGGTAGAACTAGAAGACGGCAAAATTAAGAACTACCAAGTCATTGCCCCTACTACTTGGAACGTGGGGCCTCGTGATGCCGAACAAAAGCGCGGCCCAATTGAAGAAGCTTTGATTGGCATACCCATTGCCGATCCAACCGATCCAATAGAAGTTGGTCATGTGGCAAGGTCATTTGATTCCTGTTTGGTATGTACCGTTCACGCCCACGATGCCAAGACGGGTGAAGAACTCGCACGTTTTCGGACAGCGTAA
- a CDS encoding DUF4336 domain-containing protein — protein MKDAKLYEPINTLKYVDENIWIVDGLIIQMQAYGTNIPFPTRMTVIRLTNDDLFIHSPTHLTNELKAEIDTLGRVRHLVSPNKIHYAYIEQWGEVYPDAIKWASPRVRERAKNIVFDRDLSEEPDSAWAEEIDQVIVHGSRFMDEVVFLHKPSHTLIFADLIENFEADKIGKKYELLARLGGCLDPDGKTPFDLRLTFWGRKAQTREAIRQIIAWEPNRVILAHGRWYPENGTEELKRAFRWLGKF, from the coding sequence ATGAAGGATGCAAAACTTTACGAACCAATTAACACTCTTAAGTACGTTGATGAAAATATCTGGATTGTTGATGGGCTGATTATCCAGATGCAAGCCTACGGTACTAATATACCTTTTCCCACACGCATGACTGTTATCCGTTTAACTAACGATGATTTGTTTATCCATTCGCCAACACACTTAACTAATGAACTGAAAGCAGAAATTGACACGTTGGGAAGAGTCCGGCACCTGGTTTCACCGAATAAAATTCATTATGCTTACATTGAACAATGGGGTGAAGTTTATCCTGATGCGATCAAATGGGCATCGCCAAGAGTGCGAGAGCGAGCCAAGAATATTGTTTTTGATCGGGATTTGAGTGAGGAACCAGATTCTGCTTGGGCAGAGGAAATTGATCAGGTAATTGTTCACGGTAGTCGCTTTATGGATGAGGTTGTTTTTCTGCATAAGCCGTCTCATACTTTGATTTTTGCCGACCTCATCGAAAATTTTGAAGCTGACAAGATTGGTAAAAAATACGAATTATTAGCGAGATTAGGTGGCTGTCTAGATCCTGATGGAAAAACTCCCTTTGATTTGCGACTCACTTTCTGGGGACGCAAAGCCCAAACGCGAGAGGCTATCCGCCAGATAATTGCATGGGAACCAAACAGAGTTATCCTTGCCCACGGTCGTTGGTATCCTGAAAATGGCACAGAGGAACTTAAGCGTGCTTTTCGCTGGCTGGGTAAGTTCTAG
- a CDS encoding RusA family crossover junction endodeoxyribonuclease: MTTFEFIVDGPPVSQQTRRREKLRLWKTLVRQEAQKYWSPEQKIATGLIMLQVTYFYDSVAMDVDNIVKPIQDAIIGLAYVDDDQITDAVVRKRNLSGNFRIENITPILAEGFARGNEFLHIVVTDAPDQEELI, from the coding sequence TTGACAACATTTGAGTTTATAGTAGATGGGCCGCCAGTATCACAACAAACACGTAGGCGTGAGAAGCTCAGGCTTTGGAAAACATTAGTTCGGCAAGAGGCACAAAAATATTGGTCTCCAGAGCAAAAAATAGCTACTGGGCTAATTATGCTTCAGGTAACGTATTTCTATGACTCAGTTGCAATGGATGTAGACAATATAGTTAAGCCAATTCAAGATGCAATTATTGGTTTGGCATATGTTGATGATGATCAAATAACTGATGCCGTAGTGAGGAAAAGAAATTTATCAGGTAACTTTAGAATAGAAAATATAACTCCAATATTGGCAGAAGGCTTTGCGCGAGGTAATGAGTTTCTGCACATTGTTGTAACCGATGCCCCTGACCAGGAGGAACTTATCTGA
- a CDS encoding pentapeptide repeat-containing protein, giving the protein MAQLSQVWKRLITYVKGSHIKANQTQNNSRELLYLDRLQQSLEEWAKLDSESSFKISDRQLHKQIYELMGNCALKPYIVEAVTPKLIASEQFCPVLLFQRLETFYQRWCQGEFIDAAPTDNLPQQKMLQLQAQNIAIGLRQVDINTGLNVLILLLELHRYAQQQDHLKEKIIFYPSGQRHTNNFFTSQLLRVINYSDAIEIGNFSNVVGEFLKEGNFSGAYLGDANLTGANFSGANLNGANLGDANLTGANFSGANLNGANLGDANLSSVNLSGASLRSIDLSSANLSGANFSGADLCRADLDSADLNSANFSGADLSHANLTGANLKDAKLSSSHLSHAILFSANLSDANLNGANLNYADLCRADLSGANLNHATLKGANLSDTILFGTNLKSTILIAADLSYAKLNGAKLHGANLQGAILLGADLSGVELGGVILNEADLSGVILNQADLSGADISNAILFGTDLSYANLSGANLSGSNLSGAILNGANLSHTNLSHTILAGVDLSNANLEKMTWSNYLEWGGVRGLDKAVNVPEALKQQLGLR; this is encoded by the coding sequence ATGGCGCAGTTATCTCAAGTATGGAAGCGTTTGATAACTTATGTCAAGGGATCGCACATAAAAGCGAATCAGACTCAAAACAATAGCAGAGAATTGCTATATTTGGACAGGTTGCAACAAAGCTTAGAAGAGTGGGCAAAACTTGATAGTGAGTCGAGTTTTAAGATAAGCGATCGCCAACTGCACAAGCAGATATATGAGTTGATGGGCAATTGTGCGCTCAAACCATACATTGTAGAAGCAGTAACGCCAAAGCTAATTGCTAGCGAGCAATTTTGTCCAGTGCTGTTATTTCAGCGCTTAGAAACTTTTTATCAACGTTGGTGTCAAGGGGAATTTATCGATGCTGCACCTACAGACAACTTGCCACAGCAAAAGATGTTGCAGTTGCAAGCACAAAATATTGCGATCGGACTGCGGCAGGTAGATATAAATACAGGATTGAATGTATTAATTTTGCTGTTGGAGTTACATCGCTATGCACAACAGCAAGACCACCTGAAAGAAAAAATTATTTTTTATCCCTCTGGACAACGACACACAAACAACTTTTTTACATCACAACTACTTAGGGTAATCAACTATAGTGATGCAATTGAAATTGGCAATTTTAGTAATGTTGTTGGTGAATTCCTGAAAGAAGGTAACTTTAGCGGTGCTTACCTTGGTGATGCTAACCTGACTGGTGCGAATTTCAGTGGTGCTAACCTCAATGGTGCCAACCTTGGTGATGCCAACCTGACTGGTGCGAATTTCAGTGGTGCCAACCTCAATGGTGCCAATCTTGGTGATGCTAACCTCAGCAGTGTGAATCTCAGTGGTGCTAGCCTCAGAAGTATTGACCTCAGTAGTGCTAACCTCAGTGGAGCCAACTTCAGTGGTGCTGATCTTTGCCGCGCTGATCTCGATAGTGCCGATCTCAACAGTGCCAACTTTAGTGGTGCAGATCTTAGTCACGCCAATCTGACTGGTGCCAACCTTAAAGATGCCAAACTCAGTAGCAGCCATCTCAGTCATGCCATCCTTTTCAGTGCCAATCTCAGTGATGCGAATCTTAACGGCGCTAATCTTAACTATGCTGATCTGTGCCGTGCGGATCTCAGTGGTGCGAACCTCAATCATGCCACTCTCAAAGGCGCAAACCTAAGTGACACCATCCTTTTTGGCACCAACCTTAAAAGTACTATTCTTATCGCTGCTGACCTTAGTTATGCCAAACTTAATGGTGCAAAACTCCACGGTGCTAACCTGCAAGGCGCAATTCTTTTGGGTGCAGATCTTAGCGGTGTAGAACTCGGTGGCGTGATTCTCAATGAAGCCGATCTTAGCGGCGTCATTCTTAATCAAGCCGATCTCAGTGGTGCCGACATCAGCAATGCAATTCTCTTTGGCACCGATCTCAGTTACGCGAACCTCAGTGGTGCCAACTTGAGTGGTAGTAACCTCAGTGGTGCTATCCTTAATGGCGCAAATCTCAGCCACACTAACCTTAGCCATACTATTCTCGCTGGTGTTGACCTTAGCAACGCTAACCTGGAGAAAATGACTTGGAGTAATTACCTTGAGTGGGGGGGTGTGCGTGGTTTGGATAAAGCGGTGAATGTACCAGAAGCGTTAAAACAGCAATTAGGGTTGAGGTAA